One genomic window of Anser cygnoides isolate HZ-2024a breed goose chromosome 11, Taihu_goose_T2T_genome, whole genome shotgun sequence includes the following:
- the LOC106044236 gene encoding uncharacterized protein, giving the protein MSPGVSHPQVMVPSEGLRGPAVTSEEQIDPSPPPSKAHPVPMWTWVPSSSGSTEAGVSSAAPGATKAPHEDGAATGASWPPEPTLGSVPPPSSSTLALRHPPSATRSPSQSHPLASPAPSSWTPAVTPDAHPMSSPSPVTSRHPSDVPTATSWVAAGGTLTAEATSRSDPGSVGAQPPVHTLPLSFRLLGIAYTEALSRKASGSYRQLEDEVRLMLGQALSSYETFLQANVLEFRNGSVLVRGEILFRGDAPSSSHLIRTLLTEASRAGDAFSWRLEPRSVSSGGFSLENLDPEKLSISLTALQLGQDGAEPLVSEVIRALSALYPVRNFTISRLRPLRGDLEVTGDVYLDTAVHADVAAVLRALMALTGSSVDLSSLSVQGARLPLRVYPISFLVTNRRFSERLLDPLAAEHRALARDLGEAVARALKGHRSFLQAVIRGFLPGSLLCHGDVLFQLPAPTSLEVLEALALSVGPDEALAGSNFQVDPYSIAVGEDTLEPPPAPSFPESTVAVMVVCILGIITVPIVLLVCLRTKRGSWSDVAVLWDRRDPEVGTQTLEMENQGFWVASEQDTEEAPACWQTDSA; this is encoded by the exons ATGTCCCCTGGTGTCAGCCACCCACAGGTGATGGTCCCTTCGGAGGGGCTCAGGGGACCTGCTGTCACCTCGGAGGAACAAATTGATCCATCCCCACCACCCTCCAAAGcccatcctgtccccatgtGGACGTGGGTCCCCAGCTCCTCAGGTTCCACTGAGGCTGGGGTGAGCTCAGCAGCCCCTGGTGCCACCAAAGCCCCCCATGAGGATGGAGCAGCTACGGGGGCTTCCTGGCCTCCAGAACCGACGCTGGGCTCTGTGCCacctcccagctccagcacccttGCTCTCAGGCACCCCCCCAGCGCCACCAGATCTCCATCCCAATCCCACCCACTGGCTTCCCCTGCCCCAAGCTCGTGGACCCCAGCAGTCACACCTGATGCTCATCCCATGTCCAGTCCTTCTCCTGTCACCTCCCGGCACCCCTCTGATGTCCCCACGGCCACCAGctgggtggcagcaggaggaaccCTCACTGCAGAAGCCACATCAAGGAGCGATCCTGGCTCAGTGGGGGCGCAGCCTCCTGTGCACACCCTGCCCCTGAGCTTCAGGCTCCTGGGCATCGCTTACACGGAGGCTCTGAGCCGCAAGGCCTCGGGGAGCTACAGGCAGCTGGAGGATGAAGTGAGGCTGATG CTGGGCCAGGCGCTGTCCTCCTACGAGACCTTCCTCCAGGCCAACGTCCTTGAGTTCAG gaatgGCTCGGTGCTGGTGCGTGGGGAGATTTTGTTCCGGGGGgatgcccccagcagctcccacctcaTCCGCACGCTGCTCACGGAGGCGAGCAGAGCAGGGGACGCCTTCAGCTGGCGGCTGGAGCCCCGCTCCGTCTCCTCCGGAG GCTTCAGCTTGGAGAACCTGGACCCGGAGAAGCTGTCCATCTCTCTCACCGCCCTCCAGCTTGGCCAGGATGGGGCAGAGCCCCTGGTGAGCGAG gtgATTCGGGCTCTCAGTGCCCTCTACCCTGTGAGGAACTTCACCATCAGCCGCCTCAG ACCCCTCAGGGGTGACCTGGAGGTCACCGGGGATGTCTACCTGGACACGGCCGTCCATGCCGACGTCGCAGCGGTGCTGCGAGCCCTGATGGCGCTCACCGGCAGCTCCGTGGACCTCAGCTCCCTCTCGGTGCAGG GAGCCAGGCTGCCCCTGCGGGTGTACCCCATCTCCTTCCTCGTCACCAACAGGCGCTTCAGCGAGCGCCTCCTGGACCCGCTCGCTGCGGAGCACCGGGCGCTCGCCAGAGACCTGGGAGAGGCG GTGGCAAGAGCCCTAAAGGGGCACAGGAGCTTCCTGCAGGCGGTGATAAGAGGATTTCT GCCTGGCTCCCTGCTGTGCCATGGGGATGTGCTCTTCCAGCTCCCCGCTCCTACCAGCCTGGAGGTCCTGGAGGCGCTCGCCCTCTCCGTGGGGCCAGACGAAGCCTTGGCTGGCTCCAACTTCCAGGTGGACCCCTATTCCATCGCTGTCGGAG AGGACACCTTGgagcccccccctgcccccagcttTCCTGAGTCCACAGTGGCCGTCATGGTCGTGTGCATCCTCGGCATCATTACCGTGCCCATCGTCTTGCTGGTG TGCCTGAGGACCAAGAGGGGCAGCTGGAGCGATGTGGCCGTCCTGTGGGACAGAAGAGACCCCGAAGTGGGGACGCAGACCCTGGAGATGGAGAACCAAGGGTTCTGGGTGGCCTCTGAGCAG GACACGGAGGAGGCTCCTGCGTGCTGGCAGACAGACTCAGCCTGA
- the LOXL1 gene encoding lysyl oxidase homolog 1: MGGRGAWWGLWAALGCGLWLLAGGQDAAGRAGEPWRQLIRWENNGRVYSLLNTGAEYVPPGGERPGGARLLLADEAPGRGGRRQAPPPPRLGSETVRGHTRHPFGFGQVPDNWRDGPVGDGAGSPRLRPAGRQRQPSSSSSSSSSSSSSSFAYAAFGQPLYPQPSFPQPPFEPYEAAPRASYDEAYAYYRAAGAGGAAVASAAAGASVVYPFQPRARYEDYGEEQSPYRAQGYYPERPYAPQPADGLDRRYSHSLYHDAGAGTEQGGADSFGLDQRGVASTDNLQAPVGSPQAGGMAYGSQYQPHEPQPPFGVVMEPYGAPRPEPYVPPRPEPYVPARSPEVPQAVPDSQARLSVGSVYRPSQGGRGLPDLVPDPNYVQASTYVQRAHLYSLRCAAEEKCLASTAYTAEATDYDVRVLLRFPQRVKNQGTADFLPSRPRHAWEWHSCHQHYHSMDEFSHYDLLDATTGRKVAEGHKASFCLEDTTCDFGNLKRYACTSHTQGLSPGCYDTYNADIDCQWIDITDVQPGNYVLKVQVNPKYIVLESDFTNNVVRCNIHYTGRYVATTNCKISQS; encoded by the exons atggggggccggggggcttgGTGGGGGTTGTGGGCAGCGCTGGGCTGCGGCTTGTGGCTGCTGGCCGGGGGGCAGGATGCCGCCGGGAGGGCCGGGGAGCCCTGGAGGCAGCTGATCCGCTGGGAGAACAACGGGCGGGTGTACAGCCTGCTCAACACCGGCGCCGAGTACGTGCCTCCGGGGGGCGAGAggcccgggggggcccggctgctgctggccgACGAGGCTCCCGGGCGCGGAGGCCGGAGGCAGGCGCCTCCGCCGCCTCGCCTGGGCTCCGAGACGGTGCGGGGCCACACTCGGCACCCCTTCGGCTTCGGGCAGGTGCCCGACAACTGGAGGGACGGGCCGGTGGGCGACGGCGCGGGCTCGCCGCGCTTGAGGCCGGCCGGCCGCCAACGCCAGCCTTCCtcgtcctcctcgtcctcctcgtcctcctcgtcctcgtcctTCGCCTACGCGGCCTTCGGGCAGCCGCTGTACCCCCAGCCGTCCTTCCCGCAGCCCCCCTTCGAGCCCTACGAGGCGGCCCCGAGGGCATCCTACGACGAGGCGTACGCCTACTACCGCGCCGCGGGCGCCGGCGGGGCAGCCGTGgcctcggcggcggcgggggccagCGTGGTGTACCCCTTCCAGCCTCGAGCGCGCTACGAGGACTACGGGGAGGAGCAGAGCCCCTACAGAGCTCAGGGCTACTACCCCGAGCGGCCCTATGCCCCTCAACCGGCCGACGGCTTGGACCGGAGGTACTCCCATAGCTTGTACCACGACGCCGGGGCCGGCACGGAGCAGGGCGGTGCGGACTCCTTCGGCCTCGACCAACGCGGCGTGGCCTCTACGGATAACCTCCAAGCGCCCGTCGGCTCGCCGCAGGCGGGCGGGATGGCGTACGGGAGCCAGTACCAGCCCCACGAGCCGCAGCCGCCTTTCGGGGTGGTGATGGAGCCCTACGGGGCCCCCCGCCCTGAGCCCTACGTGCCCCCTCGCCCCGAGCCCTACGtgcccgcccgcagccccgaGGTGCCGCAAGCCGTCCCCGACAGCCAGGCGCGGCTCAGCGTGGGGAGCGTCTACAGGCCCAGCCAAGGAGGACGGG GTCTCCCCGACTTGGTGCCCGACCCCAACTACGTGCAGGCATCAACCTACGTGCAGCGGGCGCACCTGTACTCGCTGCGCTGCGCCGCCGAGGAGAAGTGCCTGGCCAG CACCGCCTACACAGCCGAGGCCACCGACTATGATGTGCGGGTGCTCCTGCGGTTCCCGCAGCGGGTGAAGAACCAGGGCACGGCCGACTTCCTGCCCAGCCGCCCCCGGCACGCCTGGGAGTGGCACAGTTGCCACCA gCACTACCACAGCATGGATGAGTTCAGCCACTACGACCTACTGGATGCCACCACGGGCAGGAAGGTGGCTGAGGGCCACAAGGCCAGCTTCTGCCTGGAGGACACCACCTGCGACTTTGGGAACCTGAAGCGCTACGCCTGCACCTCCCACACCCAG GGCTTGAGCCCAGGGTGCTATGACACCTACAACGCTGACATTGACTGCCAGTGGATCGATATCACAGATGTGCAGCCGGGGAATTACGTCCTAAAG GTCCAAGTGAACCCCAAATACATCGTCCTGGAGTCAGACTTCACCAACAACGTGGTGCGCTGCAACATCCACTACACTGGTCGCTACGTCGCCACGACAAACTGCAAGATCTCCCA ATCTTGA